A portion of the Falco naumanni isolate bFalNau1 chromosome 9, bFalNau1.pat, whole genome shotgun sequence genome contains these proteins:
- the LHX2 gene encoding LIM/homeobox protein Lhx2 isoform X2 → MHGGGLRLMQVLGSCRDPDNCQQQQQLGASSSASSAMLFHSLSGSEMHGVIDEMDRRTKSEAPAISSAIDRGETETTMPSISSDRAALCAGCGGKISDRYYLLAVDKQWHMRCLKCCECKLNLESELTCFSKDGSIYCKEDYYRRFSVQRCARCHLGISASEMVMRARDLVYHLNCFTCTTCNKMLTTGDHFGMKDNLVYCRLHFETLIQGEYQVHFNHSDVAAGKGPALGAGSANTLGLPYYNGVGTVQKGRPRKRKSPGPGADLAAYNAALSCNENDGDHLDRDQQYPSNQKTKRMRTSFKHHQLRTMKSYFAINHNPDAKDLKQLAQKTGLTKRVLQVWFQNARAKFRRNLLRQENTGVDKTSDSTLQAGTPSGPASEISNASMSPSSTPTTLTDLTNPTMPTVTSVLTSVPGSLEVHESRSPSQTTLTNLF, encoded by the exons TGGGCTCGTGCAGGGACCCCGAcaactgtcagcagcagcagcaactcggggcctcttcctctgcttcctcagcGATGCTTTTCCACAGTCTGTCCGGCTCGGAGATGCACGGGGTCATCGACGAGATGGATCGGAGAACCAAAAGCGAAGCACCGGCCATCAGCTCGGCTATAGACAGGGGAGAGACCGAAACG ACCATGCCTTCCATCAGCAGTGACAGGGCTGCCCTATGCGCCGGCTGCGGGGGGAAAATCTCCGACCGTTATTACCTCCTGGCTGTGGACAAACAGTGGCACATGCGCTGCCTGAAGTGCTGCGAATGTAAACTGAACCTGGAGTCCGAACTCACCTGTTTCAGCAAGGACGGCAGCATCTACTGCAAGGAGGATTACTACAG GAGGTTCTCGGTGCAGAGATGTGCGAGATGTCACCTGGGGATTTCTGCCTCCGAGATGGTCATGAGGGCCAGGGATTTGGTATATCACTTAAATTGCTTCACTTGCACCACTTGCAACAAGATGCTGACCACCGGCGATCACTTTGGCATGAAGGACAATCTGGTGTACTGCCGCCTCCATTTCGAGACTCTCATCCAGGGGGAGTACCAGGTGCATTTCAATCACTCGGATGTAGCCGCTGGGAAGGGCCCGGCTTTGGGAGCAGGCTCTGCCAACACTTTGGGACTGCCTTATTACAACGGCGTGGGGACTGTGCAGAAGGGGAGACCCCGGAAAAGGAAGAGCCCAGGGCCTGGGGCAGATCTAGCAGCCTACAACGCAG CTTTAAGTTGCAATGAAAACGATGGTGACCACCTGGATAGAGACCAGCAATACCCCAGCAATCAGAAAACAAAGCGTATGAGGACATCATTCAAACACCACCAGTTGCGGACAATGAAGTCATACTTTGCTATTAACCACAATCCCGATGCCAAGGACTTGAAACAGCTAGCTCAGAAAACCGGCCTGACCAAAAGAGTTCTTCAG GTTTGGTTTCAAAATGCTCGAGCCAAATTCAGACGGAACCTCTTACGTCAAGAAAACACAGGGGTGGATAAGACTTCAGACTCAACACTCCAAGCAGGGACCCCATCAGGTCCTGCCTCAGAAATATCCAATGCCTCCATGAGTCCATCCAGCACTCCTACTACCTTAACGGACTTGACTAATCCTACTATGCCTACTGTGACATCTGTCTTGACATCAGTGCCCGGAAGTCTTGAGGTTCATGAATCTCGAAGTCCTTCACAGACAACTCTTACAAATCTTTTCTGA
- the LHX2 gene encoding LIM/homeobox protein Lhx2 isoform X1: MHGGGLRLMQVLGSCRDPDNCQQQQQLGASSSASSAMLFHSLSGSEMHGVIDEMDRRTKSEAPAISSAIDRGETETQTMPSISSDRAALCAGCGGKISDRYYLLAVDKQWHMRCLKCCECKLNLESELTCFSKDGSIYCKEDYYRRFSVQRCARCHLGISASEMVMRARDLVYHLNCFTCTTCNKMLTTGDHFGMKDNLVYCRLHFETLIQGEYQVHFNHSDVAAGKGPALGAGSANTLGLPYYNGVGTVQKGRPRKRKSPGPGADLAAYNAALSCNENDGDHLDRDQQYPSNQKTKRMRTSFKHHQLRTMKSYFAINHNPDAKDLKQLAQKTGLTKRVLQVWFQNARAKFRRNLLRQENTGVDKTSDSTLQAGTPSGPASEISNASMSPSSTPTTLTDLTNPTMPTVTSVLTSVPGSLEVHESRSPSQTTLTNLF, translated from the exons TGGGCTCGTGCAGGGACCCCGAcaactgtcagcagcagcagcaactcggggcctcttcctctgcttcctcagcGATGCTTTTCCACAGTCTGTCCGGCTCGGAGATGCACGGGGTCATCGACGAGATGGATCGGAGAACCAAAAGCGAAGCACCGGCCATCAGCTCGGCTATAGACAGGGGAGAGACCGAAACG CAGACCATGCCTTCCATCAGCAGTGACAGGGCTGCCCTATGCGCCGGCTGCGGGGGGAAAATCTCCGACCGTTATTACCTCCTGGCTGTGGACAAACAGTGGCACATGCGCTGCCTGAAGTGCTGCGAATGTAAACTGAACCTGGAGTCCGAACTCACCTGTTTCAGCAAGGACGGCAGCATCTACTGCAAGGAGGATTACTACAG GAGGTTCTCGGTGCAGAGATGTGCGAGATGTCACCTGGGGATTTCTGCCTCCGAGATGGTCATGAGGGCCAGGGATTTGGTATATCACTTAAATTGCTTCACTTGCACCACTTGCAACAAGATGCTGACCACCGGCGATCACTTTGGCATGAAGGACAATCTGGTGTACTGCCGCCTCCATTTCGAGACTCTCATCCAGGGGGAGTACCAGGTGCATTTCAATCACTCGGATGTAGCCGCTGGGAAGGGCCCGGCTTTGGGAGCAGGCTCTGCCAACACTTTGGGACTGCCTTATTACAACGGCGTGGGGACTGTGCAGAAGGGGAGACCCCGGAAAAGGAAGAGCCCAGGGCCTGGGGCAGATCTAGCAGCCTACAACGCAG CTTTAAGTTGCAATGAAAACGATGGTGACCACCTGGATAGAGACCAGCAATACCCCAGCAATCAGAAAACAAAGCGTATGAGGACATCATTCAAACACCACCAGTTGCGGACAATGAAGTCATACTTTGCTATTAACCACAATCCCGATGCCAAGGACTTGAAACAGCTAGCTCAGAAAACCGGCCTGACCAAAAGAGTTCTTCAG GTTTGGTTTCAAAATGCTCGAGCCAAATTCAGACGGAACCTCTTACGTCAAGAAAACACAGGGGTGGATAAGACTTCAGACTCAACACTCCAAGCAGGGACCCCATCAGGTCCTGCCTCAGAAATATCCAATGCCTCCATGAGTCCATCCAGCACTCCTACTACCTTAACGGACTTGACTAATCCTACTATGCCTACTGTGACATCTGTCTTGACATCAGTGCCCGGAAGTCTTGAGGTTCATGAATCTCGAAGTCCTTCACAGACAACTCTTACAAATCTTTTCTGA